In the genome of Fusarium poae strain DAOMC 252244 chromosome 1, whole genome shotgun sequence, the window CGTTAAGACGAGAGAACATCGATTTCAACAAATAAAAGCCTGTAGCGGCTGTGATAAATTGAATGTATTCTCAAACAGAGTTTCCCAGAAAAGTCATGCTATAAAACATTGAAGccatataaaagcttatatataaaaaccCCTACCGAAACCCAAATACCTGTACTCCATTACCCAACCTCATTAACAAATATATTCTATCCCAATCTTTCATTATTTATCGAGAATATGCGATGAGGCTTGACATAACGTCGAAAAGGGAATATAAGCCTCGTCCTTGTAATCTGTCAAGACACCGCCGAGCACATCCTCAGGGGCTCCATCCGAGGGAAACACCGTCTTGTACACCCACTTGCGCCCGTCGATGAGGTTGTCGGTGATGGGCTCGTCCTTCTTGGCGGCCTGGAAGCTTGCTTGCATCAGAGGCACGATGTACGGGTGGAACCAGTACTTCTTAAAGTCGTTGATGAGCTGGCGCTTGCTGCACGTGGCGTGGTAGAAACCAAAGATTCTACGTGTAGCTACGTTGGTGTCGAGCGGGAGGCTGGCGATCCAGTCACGCGCAGACTTGTTGGTGGCATCGTCAGACAGCGACTTGAAGACGCGGATGAAGGAGCGGTACACGTTGGCGGGCAGCTGGATCTTGTAGGGCTTGAAGGTTTTGCCCTGTTCGAAAAGATCCTTGGACATTGTCGCAGTGTTATCGGTGTTGTTGTAGTTTAGCTTTTGCATCCACTTGTGGGCGAAGCATCCGGTTTGCACAAAGTCCGACTCGTAATCGATTGCGACGTGATACTCGGCTGCATCTAACGCAAAAGGGTTGGTGGTGTTGTTTTCGCCAAAGGTATTGTCAAGGTTGCGGAGCTCGTACTCAATCTGCCTGGCGCGGGACATTTCTTGGCGAGCGTACAGACGGGCGAGGTAGATCTGGTCTGAAGTCTTGTACTTGAAGTTGGGATCGAAAGTATCTTCCAAGCTGGCGATACCGGCCTCGATGAACTTGCGCAGGTCGCCGACTGGACCAATGACACTTCCCGAGTTGAAGAACTTGGCATCGCGATATGTTGCATCACCGTTGCCGGTCTTGGGTCCGTAGACGGTGTTGGGAAGATGAGAACCGGGGATCTTTGTGCACTGATCTTCTCCGAGGGCTGGCCAGCACATCTTGTCGGCGCCCCAGAAGAGCGTCTGCTTGAGACCACGCTTGTGGGCTTCTTGGACGGTGATACCGAAACGGTCTGCCAAGCGTTGGTCTGCGTCAGCAGTAACCTTGAAGTAGCGATCAATGACGACCTCTACGGGAAGTTGAGCCATGACATCGTAGCCGTCGCCAAAGAAGACcaggtcatc includes:
- a CDS encoding hypothetical protein (TransMembrane:1 (i18-37o)), producing the protein MAVAFLSEKASSPYRRPAVFAAFVLVFFIILETFYLYSSAWTPAHGLLPSETTSTGASPETSVHAPKKQKHKQKPKPAPIKTSQLHFLLPASDPNDMVCAIIASALANRYPAPYMIGWKGEGKYNASAAHTAKLYSIKKYLDELPNGGDDDDLVFFGDGYDVMAQLPVEVVIDRYFKVTADADQRLADRFGITVQEAHKRGLKQTLFWGADKMCWPALGEDQCTKIPGSHLPNTVYGPKTGNGDATYRDAKFFNSGSVIGPVGDLRKFIEAGIASLEDTFDPNFKYKTSDQIYLARLYARQEMSRARQIEYELRNLDNTFGENNTTNPFALDAAEYHVAIDYESDFVQTGCFAHKWMQKLNYNNTDNTATMSKDLFEQGKTFKPYKIQLPANVYRSFIRVFKSLSDDATNKSARDWIASLPLDTNVATRRIFGFYHATCSKRQLINDFKKYWFHPYIVPLMQASFQAAKKDEPITDNLIDGRKWVYKTVFPSDGAPEDVLGGVLTDYKDEAYIPFSTLCQASSHILDK